In the Pueribacillus theae genome, one interval contains:
- a CDS encoding IclR family transcriptional regulator gives MPIIQSVDRALRILDLFDEHTTELKITEISSLMRLNKSTVHSLLKTLQKHHYIDQDEDGGKYKLGMKLLERGNLVTSHLDIRTVARKYLLELSMKTGYTLHLVIQDGNEGVYIDKVEGTSATILYSRVGRRVSLHCSSVGKVLLAFKKKEELKQILKGYIYKKQTPNTITNEKDFLKELDQVKKEGYAIDREENEPAVSCIAVPIRNHLEEVIAAVSISMPSPRLNDEEIDKIVPKLKQVGDDISRQMGYQHKVLSS, from the coding sequence ATGCCAATTATTCAGTCTGTAGACAGGGCTCTTCGTATCTTGGATTTGTTTGACGAACATACGACAGAGTTGAAAATTACAGAAATCAGCAGTCTGATGAGGTTGAATAAGAGTACGGTACATTCCCTTTTGAAGACCCTTCAAAAGCATCATTATATTGATCAGGATGAGGACGGCGGCAAGTACAAGCTCGGGATGAAGTTGTTGGAACGGGGGAATCTTGTCACCAGTCACTTGGACATTCGCACCGTTGCGAGAAAGTATTTGCTTGAACTTTCAATGAAAACGGGGTATACACTTCATCTTGTGATCCAGGATGGGAATGAAGGCGTCTATATCGATAAGGTGGAAGGGACCTCGGCAACGATTTTGTACTCACGAGTCGGAAGAAGAGTTTCTTTACATTGCAGCTCCGTAGGTAAAGTGTTACTTGCTTTTAAAAAGAAAGAAGAATTAAAGCAGATATTGAAAGGATATATTTATAAGAAGCAAACACCTAATACAATCACAAACGAAAAAGATTTTCTGAAAGAATTGGATCAGGTAAAAAAAGAAGGATATGCCATCGATCGCGAAGAAAACGAGCCTGCAGTGTCTTGCATCGCTGTTCCAATTCGGAATCATTTGGAAGAGGTTATTGCGGCGGTAAGTATTTCCATGCCTTCACCTCGTCTCAATGATGAAGAAATAGATAAGATTGTTCCAAAATTAAAGCAGGTGGGGGATGATATTTCAAGACAAATGGGGTATCAGCATAAAGTTTTAAGCAGTTAA
- a CDS encoding SDR family oxidoreductase has translation MDSKHSYYGTEIKCEEVSIAFPPQQQARQPGLEYLMIPRPIYDNPHYIGTGKMKGRVAIISGGDSGIGRAVAVAFAKEGANLVLAYFDEHADAIETKQAIEKLGQRCLLVPGDLRSKEHCKEVISRTLGTFGRIDVLVNNLAVQFIQNRFLDISDEQWHTTFDTNIHPFFYMTKAALPHMTAGGSIINTTSINAYIGRKDLIDYTTTKGAIVSFTRALANNVVDKGIRVNAVAPGPIWTPLIPATFSPDMVKTFGNDVPMKRAGQPYELAPVYVLLASSDGSYITGQTIHVNGGGFVAS, from the coding sequence ATGGACTCAAAGCATTCCTATTATGGAACTGAAATAAAATGTGAAGAGGTTTCAATTGCCTTTCCGCCCCAACAGCAAGCCAGACAGCCGGGATTGGAATATTTAATGATTCCCCGGCCGATCTATGATAATCCTCACTATATTGGAACTGGAAAAATGAAGGGCCGGGTGGCAATCATCAGCGGGGGCGACAGTGGAATTGGCAGAGCTGTAGCGGTAGCGTTTGCGAAAGAAGGGGCAAATCTAGTCCTAGCCTATTTTGATGAACATGCAGATGCTATAGAAACAAAGCAAGCCATTGAGAAATTGGGTCAACGATGTCTTTTGGTTCCAGGCGATTTGCGCAGTAAAGAGCACTGCAAGGAGGTGATTTCCCGTACGCTCGGAACGTTTGGCAGAATTGACGTTCTAGTCAATAATTTAGCGGTTCAATTTATTCAAAATCGTTTTTTGGATATAAGCGATGAACAGTGGCATACAACATTCGACACAAATATCCATCCTTTTTTTTACATGACAAAGGCGGCGCTTCCTCATATGACTGCAGGAGGCAGTATCATTAATACAACTTCAATTAATGCGTATATTGGCCGAAAGGATTTGATCGATTATACGACGACGAAAGGAGCGATTGTAAGCTTTACACGGGCGCTTGCAAATAACGTTGTCGACAAGGGCATTCGGGTGAACGCTGTTGCTCCTGGACCGATTTGGACGCCGCTGATTCCCGCGACCTTTTCACCTGATATGGTTAAAACGTTTGGGAACGACGTGCCAATGAAACGAGCCGGTCAGCCATACGAACTGGCCCCTGTCTATGTCTTGCTTGCTTCAAGTGACGGTTCTTATATTACGGGTCAGACTATTCATGTTAACGGTGGTGGTTTTGTCGCTTCGTAA
- a CDS encoding AGE family epimerase/isomerase: MGKKFPSFTSPHFLKQHILDTVNFYAPRCIDNVNGGYINCFLDDGTICDFETRQLVGQARFVYVFSVAWMLSHSEEYRRKAEHGISFLWYHQRDHTHGGYYWKLKGQAVTESTKKAYGHAFVLLAAATAAKAGISSAVPMIADTFDVLERYFWREEDGLYLDEMSFDWSKISPYRGQNANMHLCEAMMAAYEATGNKLYLERAKRIAESVMFRLLSQSGSLIWEHYYEDWTINWTYNYGNTKSELRPYGFIFGHSIEWSKLLLRLEQLDPSGWRVPRAKSLFQNALCLGLNREYGGICFSMAPNGIIIDFNKYYWVMAEALGASALWAVFNRSEPHLYNDLFAYIWTYFVDQERGGWYQLLNNTNHRYSNIKSPPPKTDYHPITNCLTALTCFSNHNYEATKPPPLT; this comes from the coding sequence ATGGGAAAGAAATTCCCAAGTTTTACTTCTCCGCATTTTTTAAAACAACATATCCTTGATACGGTTAACTTTTATGCACCTAGATGTATAGATAACGTTAACGGTGGATATATAAACTGCTTTCTTGATGATGGAACAATATGTGATTTTGAAACAAGGCAGCTTGTAGGCCAAGCAAGATTTGTGTATGTTTTCAGTGTGGCATGGATGCTGAGTCATTCGGAAGAATACCGGCGGAAGGCAGAGCACGGAATTTCATTTCTATGGTATCATCAACGAGACCATACGCACGGCGGGTATTATTGGAAATTGAAGGGCCAGGCCGTAACTGAATCAACGAAAAAAGCCTACGGCCATGCTTTTGTTCTGTTGGCCGCCGCTACGGCAGCCAAAGCGGGAATATCGTCCGCTGTTCCCATGATAGCCGATACATTCGATGTATTGGAACGCTATTTTTGGAGAGAAGAAGATGGGCTTTACCTCGATGAAATGTCATTTGACTGGTCCAAAATATCGCCTTACCGCGGTCAGAACGCCAATATGCATCTATGCGAAGCAATGATGGCGGCGTATGAAGCAACCGGAAATAAACTTTATCTTGAGCGGGCGAAGCGCATTGCTGAATCGGTGATGTTTCGTCTTCTTTCTCAATCAGGATCTCTCATTTGGGAGCATTACTATGAAGACTGGACAATCAACTGGACCTACAACTATGGTAATACAAAAAGCGAACTGCGTCCCTATGGGTTTATTTTTGGCCATTCGATTGAATGGAGCAAGCTGTTGTTGCGTCTTGAGCAGCTTGATCCTAGCGGTTGGCGTGTACCAAGAGCAAAATCCTTATTTCAGAACGCTCTATGCTTAGGTTTAAATCGTGAGTATGGAGGCATTTGCTTTAGCATGGCTCCCAATGGAATCATCATCGATTTTAACAAATATTACTGGGTCATGGCAGAGGCATTAGGGGCATCGGCCCTGTGGGCAGTGTTCAATCGTAGCGAACCGCACTTGTATAATGACCTATTTGCCTATATCTGGACATATTTTGTCGATCAAGAAAGAGGGGGGTGGTATCAGCTGTTAAATAATACGAATCACCGTTACAGCAATATAAAAAGCCCCCCTCCCAAAACAGATTATCATCCCATTACGAATTGCCTCACCGCATTAACCTGTTTTTCTAATCACAATTACGAAGCGACAAAACCACCACCGTTAACATGA